Part of the Woronichinia naegeliana WA131 genome, TCTAAATGAAAACCAATACCTCGTGCGACAGCTTCCACGTAACGGGTGTCACTTTCGCCCGTCGGTAAAGGCGGTGTGCCTACCGCAATAAATAAAATCTCTCCATGTTTAACCCCTTCCCCTAGATCACTGCTAAAGGTGAGACGATTAGCCTGCATATTGGCCAGCATTAATTCTGACAGTCCGGGTTCATAAATAGGAGATTGACCAGACTTCATCAACTTCACTTTTTCTTCATTATTATCAACACAAATGACCTGATGGCCAATTTGAGATAAACAAACTCCTGTCACTAAACCGACGTAACCAGTCCCGATTACACAAACACGCATGGTTAATAACTCCTCACTTTAAATTAAATAAACTCAATCTTGGCAATATAGACTAAATAGACTAGGAAAGATCTAGGCTTTCGTCAACTTTCCTCTTCAAGTTCCAGTTACCCGCGCCTGAAAATCGGCGATCGTCGTTTTTAAACCGTCATCAAGTGCAATAGTGGGTTCCCAGTTCAAATAGGTTTTTGCACGGGTAATATCAGGCTGACGTTGCTTCGGATCATCCTCTGGTAAGGGCTTGTAAATGAGTTCAGCATGGGGGTTGATATAGCCCTGGATTTTCTGAGCCAATTCTAGAATTGTGTATTCTCCCTGATTGCCGAGATTAACGGGCCCAATAAAATCACCATTCATCAACCTTATTAAACCTTCTACTAAGTCTGAGACAAAACAAAAACTACGAGTTTGAGAACCATCTCCATAAACGGTCAAAGGATTTCCTTGTAACGCCTGAACAATAAAATTACTCACAACCCGTCCGTCATTTTCCAGCATTCTGGGGCCATAGGTATTGAAAATGCGAGCCACTCGAATATCGGTATGATGTTCGCGATGATATTCAAAGGCTAAGGTTTCTGCAACCCGTTTACCTTCGTCATAACAGGCCCGACTGCCAATACAGTTCACATTCCCGCGATATTCCTCTGGCTGAGGATGAACATCGGGATCGCCATAAACTTCTGAGGTAGAGGCCAACAAAAAACGCGCACCGACCCTTTTTGCCAACCCCAACATATATAGGGTTCCCATGACATTGGTTTTAATGGTTTTGACGGGATTGAACTGATAGTGCACGGGAGAAGCCGGACAGGCAAGATGATAAACCTGATCAACTTCTAAACGAATGGGTTCAGTGACATCATGGCGCACGAGTTCAAATTGAGGATGCCCCAACCATTTGACAATATTTTGTTTAGTGCCTGTGTAGAAATTATCTAAGCAAATTACCTCTTGGCCCTGTGCCATTAAGCGGTCAATTAAATGGGAGCCGATGAAACCAGCCCCACCTGTGACAAGAATTCTCATAGTATTCCTTGAGTAGTACTAAAACGGGAGGAGTTCTTTTCTAAAATAGCTTGGGTTGTGACTTTTGATCCTATCTTTATGCTACTTTTGGCGAGGAATCCAGCATCCGTGTCAACTTAAAGGAATGGGTTCCCAAATTTGTTGATTGAG contains:
- a CDS encoding SDR family oxidoreductase, translating into MRILVTGGAGFIGSHLIDRLMAQGQEVICLDNFYTGTKQNIVKWLGHPQFELVRHDVTEPIRLEVDQVYHLACPASPVHYQFNPVKTIKTNVMGTLYMLGLAKRVGARFLLASTSEVYGDPDVHPQPEEYRGNVNCIGSRACYDEGKRVAETLAFEYHREHHTDIRVARIFNTYGPRMLENDGRVVSNFIVQALQGNPLTVYGDGSQTRSFCFVSDLVEGLIRLMNGDFIGPVNLGNQGEYTILELAQKIQGYINPHAELIYKPLPEDDPKQRQPDITRAKTYLNWEPTIALDDGLKTTIADFQARVTGT